Proteins found in one Seonamhaeicola sp. S2-3 genomic segment:
- a CDS encoding D-alanine--D-alanine ligase — translation MKKHIAIIMGGYSSEYQISLKSGNVVFETLNPQKYTAYRIHIFKDKWVYVDENDAEFPVDKNDFSVKTEDKTITFDCVFNAIHGAPGEDGYMQAYFELLGIPHTSCPMYQASVTFNKRDCLSVLKPYGIKTAASYYLNLGDTIDEAAIVKKVGLPCFVKANKAGSSFGVTKVHKQEDLQKAIDVAFKEDDEIIIEQFLDGTEVSVGVITYKGKTKVLPITEIVSENDFFDYEAKYLGKSQEITPARLSKEQENKVNTIAKKVYETLKMTGFSRSEYIFKDGEPHLLEINTVPGLTKESILPQQAAAAGISLENLFDNAIEEALK, via the coding sequence ATGAAGAAACATATAGCCATTATTATGGGAGGCTATTCTAGCGAATATCAAATTTCTCTTAAAAGCGGAAATGTAGTTTTTGAAACCTTAAACCCGCAAAAATATACCGCATATCGTATTCATATTTTTAAAGACAAATGGGTGTATGTTGATGAAAATGATGCTGAATTTCCAGTTGATAAAAACGATTTTTCGGTTAAAACAGAAGATAAAACAATTACGTTTGACTGTGTTTTTAATGCCATTCATGGTGCGCCTGGTGAAGATGGTTATATGCAAGCCTATTTTGAATTATTAGGTATTCCACACACTAGCTGCCCTATGTATCAAGCCTCGGTTACTTTTAATAAACGCGATTGTTTAAGTGTTTTAAAACCCTACGGTATAAAAACTGCGGCATCCTACTATTTAAATTTAGGTGATACTATTGATGAAGCTGCCATAGTTAAAAAAGTAGGCTTACCCTGTTTTGTAAAAGCTAATAAAGCTGGTAGTAGCTTTGGTGTAACCAAAGTACACAAACAAGAAGATTTACAAAAAGCTATTGATGTTGCTTTTAAAGAAGATGACGAAATTATTATTGAGCAATTTTTAGATGGAACCGAAGTTTCTGTTGGCGTTATAACCTATAAAGGCAAAACAAAGGTATTACCCATAACAGAAATTGTTTCTGAAAATGATTTTTTTGATTACGAAGCAAAATACTTAGGAAAATCACAAGAAATCACCCCCGCAAGACTTAGTAAAGAACAAGAAAATAAAGTTAATACTATAGCTAAAAAAGTTTATGAAACTTTAAAAATGACAGGCTTTTCTAGAAGTGAATATATTTTTAAAGATGGTGAACCGCATCTATTAGAAATTAATACTGTACCTGGACTAACCAAAGAAAGTATATTGCCGCAACAAGCCGCTGCCGCAGGAATTTCTTTAGAAAATTTATTTGACAATGCTATTGAAGAAGCTTTGAAATAA
- a CDS encoding acyl-CoA-binding protein gives MSSEELDIEFKEAVARVNAHKEPFPADTLLKLYAYYKKATNDYGRPKSREALINAFKTNALFQAKDISQDEAKIKYIELVNKYFLYRE, from the coding sequence ATGAGTAGTGAAGAATTAGACATAGAATTTAAAGAAGCTGTGGCTAGAGTTAATGCTCATAAAGAGCCTTTTCCTGCCGACACCCTATTGAAACTTTACGCCTATTACAAAAAGGCTACAAATGATTACGGCAGACCAAAAAGCAGAGAAGCTTTAATAAATGCTTTTAAAACAAACGCTTTATTTCAAGCAAAAGACATCTCTCAAGATGAAGCTAAAATAAAGTATATAGAACTAGTTAATAAATACTTTTTATACAGAGAATAA
- the coaD gene encoding pantetheine-phosphate adenylyltransferase translates to MKRAIFPGSFDPLTLGHYDIIKRGVTLFDEIIVAIGVNADKKYMFSLEQRKTFIEEAFADEPKVKVMTYKGLTVDFCKEIDAEFILRGLRNPADFEFEKAIAHTNRSLSEIETVFLLTAARTSYIASSIVRDVIRNKGDYTKLVPSSVRIK, encoded by the coding sequence ATGAAACGAGCCATTTTCCCAGGGTCTTTTGACCCATTAACTTTAGGACATTATGATATTATAAAAAGAGGAGTTACCCTTTTTGATGAAATTATTGTTGCCATTGGTGTAAATGCCGATAAAAAATATATGTTCTCTCTTGAACAACGAAAAACTTTTATTGAAGAAGCCTTTGCCGATGAACCCAAAGTAAAAGTAATGACTTACAAAGGGTTAACCGTTGATTTCTGCAAAGAAATTGATGCTGAATTTATTTTACGTGGTTTACGAAATCCTGCCGATTTTGAATTTGAAAAAGCCATTGCTCATACCAACAGAAGTTTATCTGAAATTGAAACCGTTTTCTTATTAACAGCTGCTCGTACTTCTTATATAGCATCATCTATTGTGCGTGATGTAATAAGAAACAAAGGCGATTATACCAAGTTAGTACCTAGTAGCGTTAGAATAAAATAA
- a CDS encoding SRPBCC family protein — MNLESPKINVEKSPEEVFEFLADVKNFKSLMPENISKFEVLGEDKFVFALKGMPEIVLEKKAVEAPNKIVLGAASGKIDFSLTGNIVKTGDASSEVQLQFAGDFNPMMAMMIKSPITKFIETLATSIPKAI, encoded by the coding sequence ATGAATTTAGAATCTCCAAAAATAAACGTTGAAAAATCTCCAGAAGAAGTCTTTGAATTTTTAGCCGATGTTAAAAATTTTAAAAGCTTAATGCCAGAAAACATTAGTAAATTTGAAGTTTTAGGAGAAGATAAATTTGTTTTTGCATTAAAAGGAATGCCAGAAATAGTTTTAGAAAAGAAAGCTGTTGAAGCTCCTAACAAAATTGTTTTAGGTGCTGCTAGTGGTAAAATAGATTTTTCATTAACTGGAAATATTGTTAAAACAGGGGATGCCTCAAGCGAAGTACAATTACAATTTGCCGGAGATTTTAACCCCATGATGGCTATGATGATTAAAAGCCCCATTACCAAATTTATTGAAACATTAGCTACTAGTATTCCTAAAGCTATTTAA
- a CDS encoding NUDIX hydrolase, producing MHKIFVGDKPIILTTKVEQETNFKNYLLDTVNIGKVIKELKNSSLNEVRLIHKNEDKLLSKFLKKLPNVIAGGGKVYNQKGEVLFIYRNDKWDLPKGKAEKKETIEETSIREVEEETGVEGLKITKPLKTTYHIFKRNGRHKIKITYWFEMKTNFNGKLYPQEKEGITKVEWLNKKQALKALKNSYANIRELV from the coding sequence ATGCATAAAATTTTTGTTGGAGATAAACCTATAATTTTAACCACTAAGGTTGAACAAGAAACTAACTTTAAAAATTATTTACTTGATACTGTAAATATTGGTAAAGTTATTAAAGAACTTAAAAATTCATCATTGAATGAAGTTAGGCTTATTCATAAAAATGAAGATAAACTTTTAAGTAAATTTTTAAAAAAACTACCTAATGTAATAGCAGGTGGAGGTAAGGTTTACAACCAAAAGGGCGAAGTATTATTTATTTATAGGAATGATAAATGGGACTTACCAAAAGGAAAGGCCGAAAAAAAAGAAACCATTGAAGAAACCTCCATTAGAGAAGTTGAAGAAGAAACAGGTGTTGAAGGATTAAAAATAACAAAACCACTAAAAACTACTTACCATATTTTTAAGCGTAATGGTCGTCATAAAATAAAAATAACTTACTGGTTTGAGATGAAAACTAACTTTAATGGTAAATTATATCCGCAAGAAAAAGAAGGAATTACCAAGGTGGAATGGCTAAACAAAAAACAAGCTTTAAAAGCCCTTAAAAACTCTTATGCTAACATAAGAGAATTGGTTTAA
- a CDS encoding phosphatidate cytidylyltransferase: MKEILIRGLSGLLYISLLIGCFQNEHALIILFFVFGFICLAEFKKLIQLKSIFPYIFYVVLYFIFVYWKLVLNTHLGLDEATQILMVITIFVELFLIKDLFSEKTIPLFASKKFLLTTFYLSSAFVFIILIANYQNSYNSTILLGAFILIWVNDSFAYLVGKNFGKQKLFAKISPKKTVEGFLGGLFFSCVASYFIANFTETLNFSNWLILSIIISVFGTIGDLIESKFKRQAGVKDSGVIMPGHGGLLDRLDSIIFAAPFIYSFLRLLQYVS, encoded by the coding sequence ATGAAGGAAATTCTAATAAGAGGTCTCTCTGGCCTTCTTTACATTTCACTACTAATAGGTTGTTTTCAAAATGAACATGCCTTAATCATTCTTTTTTTTGTGTTTGGTTTTATTTGTTTAGCAGAATTTAAAAAGCTTATTCAATTAAAAAGCATCTTTCCGTATATTTTTTATGTGGTTCTCTACTTTATTTTCGTCTATTGGAAACTAGTATTAAACACCCATTTAGGTTTAGATGAAGCTACTCAAATACTTATGGTAATAACCATTTTTGTTGAACTCTTTCTAATTAAAGATTTGTTTTCAGAAAAAACCATCCCCTTATTTGCATCAAAAAAATTTTTGTTAACAACCTTTTATTTATCCAGTGCTTTTGTTTTTATAATTTTAATTGCCAACTATCAAAATAGTTACAATTCTACAATATTACTTGGAGCCTTTATCCTCATATGGGTAAACGATTCTTTTGCCTATTTAGTTGGTAAAAACTTTGGTAAACAAAAACTGTTTGCAAAAATTTCACCCAAAAAAACAGTTGAAGGTTTTTTAGGAGGCTTATTCTTTTCATGCGTAGCAAGCTATTTTATTGCTAACTTTACAGAAACTTTAAACTTTAGTAATTGGTTAATTTTAAGTATAATTATTAGTGTATTTGGTACCATAGGAGATTTAATAGAATCTAAATTTAAAAGACAAGCAGGTGTTAAAGATAGCGGTGTAATTATGCCTGGTCATGGTGGTTTGTTAGACCGATTAGATAGTATCATATTTGCGGCACCATTTATTTATTCATTTTTAAGACTTTTACAGTATGTTTCATAA
- a CDS encoding LUD domain-containing protein translates to MSLFRKIFGSKSESAKEELKSEERGKYMPEIKLPIDERFTINFKANGGKFLYCENLNEIYQNLDNIIEENKWHDKKVLLLDDNLKDKFKNSDLNPTLNISESTFFFTTCENLIANDGSLLISSKQIFEKKLPELPINFVVFATTSQIVENIGEGLRGIKSKNKQKIPTNITTIKHFKSGDEKDFLSYGSSAKDLYLLLLEDL, encoded by the coding sequence ATGAGTCTTTTTAGAAAAATTTTTGGTTCCAAATCTGAAAGTGCAAAAGAGGAATTAAAATCTGAAGAAAGAGGCAAATATATGCCAGAAATTAAACTACCTATAGATGAAAGGTTTACAATAAACTTTAAGGCTAATGGTGGTAAATTTCTCTATTGTGAAAACTTAAATGAAATCTATCAAAATCTAGACAATATTATAGAAGAAAATAAATGGCATGATAAAAAAGTGTTGCTTTTAGATGACAATTTAAAGGACAAATTCAAAAATTCTGACTTAAACCCTACTCTAAATATTAGCGAATCTACTTTTTTCTTTACTACCTGTGAAAATTTAATTGCTAATGATGGGTCGTTATTAATATCATCAAAACAAATTTTCGAAAAAAAACTACCAGAACTCCCTATTAATTTTGTAGTTTTTGCAACCACTAGCCAAATAGTTGAAAATATTGGTGAAGGATTACGTGGTATAAAATCTAAAAACAAACAAAAAATCCCTACCAATATTACTACCATTAAACACTTTAAATCTGGAGATGAAAAAGACTTTTTAAGTTATGGTAGCAGTGCTAAAGATCTATACTTACTACTTTTAGAAGATTTATAG
- the pyrE gene encoding orotate phosphoribosyltransferase: MIFNKNTAKKTAEVLLQVNAIKLSPKEPFTWASGWKSPIYCDNRIILSFPPIRNYVRETMGKQIEKQYGKPDAIAGVATGAIGIGMLVAEYLGLPFIYVRPDAKGHGRKNQIEGFIEKGQNVVVVEDLISTGKSSLNAVKALRDAGINVKGMIAIFTYGFDVATKNFEEANVKLQTLGNYESLLEQALETKYISEDQLKTLSEWNTNPSEWNGI; encoded by the coding sequence ATGATTTTTAATAAAAATACCGCTAAAAAAACGGCCGAAGTTTTATTGCAAGTTAATGCCATTAAACTTAGCCCAAAAGAACCTTTTACTTGGGCTTCTGGCTGGAAATCGCCTATTTATTGTGATAATAGAATTATCCTTTCGTTTCCTCCCATTCGTAACTACGTTAGAGAAACTATGGGTAAACAAATTGAAAAACAATATGGAAAACCCGATGCTATTGCTGGTGTAGCCACAGGAGCTATTGGTATTGGTATGTTGGTTGCAGAATATTTAGGTTTACCTTTTATTTATGTAAGGCCAGACGCTAAAGGTCATGGCAGGAAAAATCAAATTGAAGGTTTTATAGAAAAAGGACAAAACGTAGTAGTTGTAGAAGATTTAATAAGCACCGGAAAAAGCAGTTTAAATGCCGTTAAAGCTTTAAGAGATGCTGGTATTAATGTTAAAGGTATGATTGCTATTTTTACTTATGGCTTTGATGTTGCTACCAAAAATTTTGAAGAAGCTAACGTAAAACTACAAACCTTAGGTAATTACGAAAGCCTTTTAGAACAAGCCTTAGAAACAAAGTATATCTCTGAAGATCAATTAAAAACTTTATCTGAATGGAATACCAACCCAAGTGAATGGAATGGTATTTGA
- the rsfS gene encoding ribosome silencing factor, with translation MAKEKISADQLISVIISGIEDVKGQEINILDLRDIENTVCDYFIICEGNSNTQVNAIVNSVQKKVSKELKDRPWHTEGEDNAEWVLIDYVNVVVHVFQKHVREYYDIESLWGDAKTTIIETSY, from the coding sequence ATGGCGAAAGAAAAAATAAGTGCAGACCAGTTAATATCTGTAATAATTAGTGGCATTGAAGATGTTAAAGGTCAAGAAATAAATATTTTAGATTTAAGAGATATTGAAAACACCGTTTGTGACTACTTCATTATATGTGAAGGAAACTCTAACACACAAGTAAACGCCATAGTTAACTCCGTACAAAAAAAAGTAAGCAAAGAACTTAAAGACAGACCCTGGCATACTGAAGGCGAAGATAATGCTGAATGGGTTTTAATAGATTATGTTAATGTTGTTGTACATGTATTTCAAAAACATGTTAGAGAATATTATGACATTGAAAGTCTTTGGGGCGATGCAAAAACAACAATAATAGAAACTAGTTATTAA
- a CDS encoding biotin--[acetyl-CoA-carboxylase] ligase, protein MHIIKLNATDSTNSYLRRYVAENKVEDYTIVVAKEQTQGRGQMGTVWASDACKNLTFSVFKDLSGHVVEFPYYISMAISLAILKALKSLNIPNLSIKWPNDILSADKKVCGILIENVIKNKLESTIIGIGVNVNQTKFDGLPKATSLKNITGVHFDLDEVLFRIITYTKEYSTLLQAGKYEAVKKEYESNLFRKDKPSTFKDAEGSLFSGFVKGVTKYGKLMVILEDEILKKFDLKEITMLY, encoded by the coding sequence ATGCATATAATCAAACTTAATGCCACTGATTCTACAAATAGTTATTTACGTAGGTACGTTGCAGAGAATAAAGTTGAAGATTATACCATTGTTGTAGCAAAAGAGCAGACACAGGGTAGAGGGCAAATGGGTACTGTTTGGGCTTCTGATGCTTGTAAAAATCTTACTTTCAGTGTGTTTAAGGATTTGAGTGGGCATGTTGTAGAGTTTCCTTATTATATAAGTATGGCCATTTCTTTAGCTATTTTAAAAGCTTTAAAATCATTAAATATTCCTAATTTAAGTATTAAATGGCCTAACGACATTTTGTCAGCAGATAAGAAAGTTTGTGGGATTTTAATTGAAAATGTCATAAAAAATAAATTAGAATCTACAATTATAGGTATAGGGGTTAATGTAAACCAAACTAAGTTTGATGGTTTGCCTAAAGCTACATCTTTAAAAAATATAACAGGAGTTCATTTTGATTTAGATGAAGTGTTATTTAGGATTATAACCTATACAAAAGAATATTCAACATTACTTCAAGCGGGAAAATACGAAGCGGTAAAGAAAGAATATGAATCTAATTTGTTTAGAAAAGACAAGCCTTCAACTTTTAAAGATGCAGAAGGTTCTTTATTCTCTGGTTTTGTTAAAGGTGTTACTAAATACGGAAAGTTAATGGTTATTTTAGAAGATGAAATTTTAAAAAAGTTTGATCTTAAAGAAATTACAATGCTTTATTAA
- a CDS encoding SulP family inorganic anion transporter: MTEFIQKRAKNAKNDILSGATVALALVPEAVAFAFVAGVDPLVGLYAAFMVGLITSIFGGRPGMISGATGALAVVMVSLVAEGNAMGAPDENLGLYYLFATVILMGVIQMLAGVLKLGKFVRLIPHPVMMGFVNGLAIVIFMAQLKMFRDADGVYFTGSELWTMIGLVALTMGIMFALPKFKLTKKLPEALIGIIVVSLIVVFGNLDVATVGSFIRDGGGEGLKGGLPQFQADIFSKVPFNWQTIKFIGPYAVILAAIGLIESLMTLNLVDELTETRGNANRECMAQGGANIVTGFFGGMGGCAMIGQSIINIKGGGRGRLSGITAAVLLLVFILFASTYIEQIPIAALVGVMFMVVVGTFAWSSFRILRKIPISDAIVLITVSLITVWKDLAVAVIAGVIISALVFSWENAKRIRARKRIKDDGTKTYEIWGPLFFGSIKAFNEKFDVKNDPEKVEIDFVESRVSDHSAIEAIYNIVNKYEAEGKSIKLKHLSEDCKLLLYKSSPKFREVIIEDIDDPRYHLAENPEAFTKGLSEYNF, encoded by the coding sequence ATGACGGAATTTATTCAAAAGCGTGCTAAAAATGCTAAAAATGATATTTTAAGTGGGGCAACAGTAGCATTAGCATTAGTGCCAGAAGCCGTAGCTTTTGCTTTTGTAGCTGGTGTAGATCCGCTAGTTGGATTATATGCAGCCTTTATGGTTGGGCTAATAACTTCAATTTTTGGTGGACGACCAGGTATGATTAGTGGAGCTACTGGAGCCTTGGCTGTTGTAATGGTGAGTTTGGTAGCAGAAGGTAACGCTATGGGGGCACCAGATGAAAATTTAGGACTTTACTACTTATTTGCTACTGTTATTTTAATGGGGGTAATACAAATGTTAGCAGGGGTTTTAAAACTTGGTAAGTTTGTTAGACTCATTCCTCATCCAGTAATGATGGGCTTTGTAAACGGTTTAGCTATTGTTATTTTTATGGCACAGTTAAAAATGTTTAGAGATGCAGACGGCGTGTATTTTACTGGTTCAGAATTATGGACAATGATTGGTCTTGTGGCATTAACAATGGGTATTATGTTTGCTTTACCTAAGTTTAAATTAACCAAAAAGTTACCAGAAGCTCTTATTGGTATTATAGTAGTTTCACTAATTGTAGTTTTTGGAAATTTAGATGTTGCTACCGTTGGTAGTTTTATTAGAGATGGTGGTGGAGAAGGTTTAAAAGGAGGTTTACCGCAATTTCAAGCAGATATATTTAGTAAAGTGCCTTTTAATTGGCAAACCATTAAATTTATTGGTCCGTATGCCGTAATATTAGCAGCTATTGGGTTAATAGAATCTTTAATGACACTTAATTTGGTTGACGAATTAACCGAAACCAGAGGTAATGCTAATAGAGAATGTATGGCTCAAGGTGGTGCCAATATAGTTACCGGATTTTTTGGTGGTATGGGTGGTTGCGCTATGATTGGGCAATCTATAATCAATATTAAAGGTGGTGGTCGTGGTAGGCTATCAGGTATTACTGCTGCTGTTTTATTGTTAGTTTTTATACTGTTTGCATCTACTTATATAGAACAAATTCCTATTGCAGCTTTGGTAGGTGTTATGTTTATGGTTGTAGTTGGTACCTTTGCGTGGAGTAGCTTTAGAATTCTTAGAAAAATACCAATAAGTGATGCCATTGTTTTAATAACGGTATCATTAATTACTGTTTGGAAAGATTTAGCGGTAGCTGTAATAGCAGGAGTTATAATTAGTGCATTGGTGTTTTCTTGGGAAAATGCCAAACGTATTAGAGCTAGAAAACGTATTAAGGATGATGGTACAAAAACTTATGAGATTTGGGGACCACTTTTCTTTGGATCTATTAAGGCCTTTAATGAGAAATTTGACGTTAAGAATGATCCTGAAAAGGTAGAAATAGATTTTGTTGAGTCTAGAGTTAGTGATCATTCTGCTATTGAAGCTATTTACAATATAGTAAACAAATATGAAGCCGAAGGGAAATCAATAAAACTAAAACATTTAAGTGAAGATTGTAAGCTGTTACTTTATAAATCGAGTCCTAAATTTAGAGAAGTTATCATAGAGGATATTGATGACCCAAGGTATCATTTAGCTGAAAATCCAGAGGCGTTTACCAAAGGACTATCAGAGTATAATTTTTAA
- a CDS encoding phosphatidylserine decarboxylase family protein: protein MFHKEGHKIIIITFVIVAASFLLIDSFISIYWLRTLLMIAFLVLLLLILQFFRNPKRKTVINNKQVIAPVDGKVVVIEEVFEKEYFKEKRLQVSVFMSPINVHVTRYPISGKIIFSKYHPGKYLVAWHPKASEENERTSIVVENDTYGKVLYRQIAGALAKRIVNYAKVNETAKQGDDAGFIKFGSRVDLFLPLDTNLKVELNQKVRGGETIIAEM from the coding sequence ATGTTTCATAAAGAAGGCCATAAAATAATTATTATAACATTTGTTATTGTTGCGGCATCATTTTTATTAATTGATAGCTTTATTTCTATCTATTGGTTGCGCACATTACTAATGATAGCCTTTTTAGTTTTATTATTACTAATACTTCAATTTTTTAGAAATCCTAAACGAAAAACGGTTATTAACAACAAACAAGTTATTGCTCCGGTTGATGGTAAAGTAGTAGTTATTGAAGAGGTTTTTGAAAAAGAATATTTTAAAGAAAAACGCCTTCAGGTAAGCGTATTTATGTCTCCAATAAACGTTCATGTAACACGTTATCCTATTAGCGGTAAGATTATTTTTAGCAAATACCACCCTGGTAAGTATTTAGTTGCATGGCATCCTAAAGCAAGTGAAGAAAATGAACGAACCTCTATTGTTGTTGAGAATGATACCTACGGAAAAGTATTGTATAGACAAATTGCTGGTGCCTTAGCAAAACGCATTGTTAATTATGCTAAAGTAAATGAAACTGCTAAACAGGGTGATGATGCTGGTTTTATTAAATTTGGGTCTAGAGTAGATTTATTTTTACCTTTGGATACTAATTTAAAAGTTGAATTAAATCAAAAAGTTCGCGGTGGCGAAACCATTATTGCTGAAATGTAA
- the ftsH gene encoding ATP-dependent zinc metalloprotease FtsH: protein MANDKKNIKDKKPKFSPYWIYGILIALFLGFQLFGSSSNSGGSKTTTSDFFKFLADGDVEKIDIIKNTRVARVYLTTEAEAKDEHKNSKQHTFIPTVGRIPNYEFEFGDLQNFENKLNSIIDNLDTKPIVEYDTETDTIGNLLIGILPFILLIGVWIFIMRRMSGGAGGAAGGQIFNIGKSKAKLFDQNTEVKTSFKDVAGLEGAKEEVQEIVDFLKFPEKYTTLGGKIPKGALLVGPPGTGKTLLAKAVAGEAKVPFFSLSGSDFVEMFVGVGASRVRDLFKQAKEKSPSIIFIDEIDAIGRARGKNAMSGSNDERENTLNQLLTEMDGFGTNTNVIVLAATNRADILDKALMRAGRFDRQIYVDLPDIRERKEIFEVHLRPLKKAKDLDTDFLSKQTPGFSGADIANVCNEAALIAARNGKKEVDKQDFLDAVDRIIGGLEKKNKIITPSEKRAVAFHEAGHAVVSWMLEHAAPLVKVTIVPRGRSLGAAWYLPEERLIVRPEQMLDEMCAALGGRAAEQVIFNEISTGALSDLEKVTKQARAMVTIYGLSDKIGNLTYYDSSGQNEYGFTKPYSEQTAELIDKEISDIIEEQYRRAVKLLEENKDKLTELAEELLDKEVIFKDNLERIFGKRAFDKEKIEDQKETEASTKEELKDSESTENSEK, encoded by the coding sequence ATGGCAAACGATAAAAAAAACATAAAAGACAAAAAACCAAAATTTAGCCCGTATTGGATTTACGGCATTTTAATTGCCCTATTTTTAGGATTTCAATTATTTGGAAGCAGTAGTAATAGTGGAGGGTCTAAAACTACAACATCAGATTTCTTTAAATTTTTAGCTGATGGTGATGTTGAAAAAATTGATATTATAAAAAACACAAGAGTTGCTAGAGTTTATTTAACCACAGAGGCAGAAGCTAAAGATGAACACAAAAATTCTAAACAACACACGTTTATTCCAACTGTTGGTCGTATACCAAACTATGAATTTGAATTTGGAGACCTTCAGAATTTTGAAAATAAACTAAATAGTATCATAGATAATTTAGATACTAAACCTATAGTTGAATACGATACAGAAACCGATACTATTGGAAACCTTTTAATTGGTATCCTCCCTTTTATCTTATTAATTGGAGTATGGATTTTTATAATGAGAAGAATGTCTGGAGGTGCCGGTGGTGCTGCTGGTGGGCAAATTTTCAACATAGGAAAATCTAAAGCAAAATTATTTGATCAGAATACAGAAGTTAAAACCTCTTTTAAAGATGTTGCTGGTCTAGAAGGTGCTAAAGAAGAAGTTCAAGAAATTGTAGACTTTTTAAAATTCCCCGAAAAATACACCACACTTGGAGGGAAAATCCCAAAAGGCGCATTACTTGTTGGCCCTCCAGGAACTGGTAAAACCTTATTAGCTAAAGCTGTTGCTGGCGAAGCTAAAGTACCTTTCTTCTCGCTGTCTGGTTCAGATTTTGTAGAAATGTTTGTTGGGGTTGGTGCCTCTCGTGTACGCGACTTATTTAAGCAAGCTAAAGAAAAATCGCCTTCAATCATTTTTATTGATGAAATTGATGCTATTGGTAGAGCAAGAGGTAAAAATGCCATGTCTGGGAGTAACGATGAACGAGAAAACACACTAAATCAACTTCTTACAGAAATGGATGGCTTTGGTACTAATACAAATGTTATAGTACTTGCCGCAACCAATAGAGCCGATATTTTAGATAAAGCCTTAATGCGTGCTGGTAGATTTGACCGACAAATTTATGTTGATTTACCAGATATTAGAGAACGTAAAGAAATTTTTGAGGTGCATTTAAGGCCTCTTAAAAAAGCGAAAGATTTAGACACCGATTTTCTTTCTAAACAAACACCAGGATTCTCTGGAGCAGACATTGCTAACGTTTGTAACGAAGCCGCTTTAATTGCTGCTAGAAACGGTAAAAAAGAAGTTGATAAACAAGATTTTCTTGATGCTGTAGATAGAATTATTGGTGGATTAGAAAAGAAAAATAAAATTATTACTCCTAGTGAAAAAAGAGCAGTTGCTTTTCACGAAGCAGGTCATGCCGTGGTAAGTTGGATGTTAGAACACGCTGCGCCACTTGTAAAAGTAACCATAGTGCCACGTGGACGTTCTTTAGGAGCTGCTTGGTATTTACCAGAAGAGAGACTAATTGTTCGCCCAGAACAAATGTTAGATGAAATGTGTGCCGCCTTAGGAGGAAGAGCTGCAGAACAGGTTATTTTTAATGAAATTTCAACTGGAGCATTAAGCGATTTAGAAAAAGTTACCAAACAAGCTAGAGCCATGGTAACTATTTACGGACTTAGTGATAAAATTGGTAATCTTACCTATTATGACTCTTCAGGCCAAAATGAATATGGGTTTACCAAACCATACAGCGAACAAACTGCTGAGTTAATTGATAAAGAAATTTCAGATATTATAGAAGAGCAATACAGAAGAGCTGTTAAACTTTTAGAAGAAAACAAAGATAAGCTTACCGAACTTGCTGAGGAATTACTTGATAAAGAAGTTATTTTTAAAGATAATTTAGAAAGAATTTTTGGTAAACGTGCTTTTGATAAAGAAAAAATAGAAGACCAAAAAGAAACAGAAGCGAGTACAAAGGAAGAACTAAAGGACTCTGAAAGTACAGAAAACTCTGAAAAATAA